In Pirellulales bacterium, the following are encoded in one genomic region:
- a CDS encoding integrase core domain-containing protein: MVGLPPGAHTVWAALPRRCRVIRTAPQAPNQNAFIERWVRSIGDECLNHFLVFGKKHFDFLVSSYLSHYNGFRPHQGEGIDNKPLAGKWSKIDEPLAAGEQVVCIVSLGGVLKRYERRAA; the protein is encoded by the coding sequence ATGGTCGGTTTGCCCCCTGGTGCGCACACCGTCTGGGCTGCGCTGCCCAGACGGTGCCGGGTCATCCGGACGGCGCCCCAGGCGCCCAATCAAAATGCGTTCATCGAGCGGTGGGTGAGGTCGATCGGCGACGAGTGCCTCAACCACTTTCTTGTCTTCGGCAAGAAGCATTTCGACTTCTTGGTCTCTTCCTACTTGAGCCATTACAACGGATTCAGGCCGCACCAGGGCGAGGGCATCGACAACAAACCGCTCGCCGGAAAGTGGTCCAAGATCGACGAGCCGCTCGCCGCCGGCGAGCAGGTCGTTTGCATCGTATCGCTTGGCGGGGTCCTTAAACGGTATGAGCGACGCGCGGCGTGA
- a CDS encoding type II toxin-antitoxin system VapC family toxin, giving the protein MTTLVVDASVVAKWFFPEVHAAEARRFLSSRYELVVPSLLWCEVGNMIWKRVRRGELAADEAIELSSDLGRMPLQVADVQPLLASALELAIATDRTVYDCTYLALALERHCRLITADDRFFNALASTPLAKHIRHVTRLR; this is encoded by the coding sequence ATGACGACGCTCGTGGTCGACGCCAGCGTCGTCGCCAAGTGGTTCTTCCCGGAAGTCCATGCAGCCGAGGCGAGACGCTTCCTCTCCTCGCGGTATGAGCTCGTCGTTCCGTCGCTGCTCTGGTGCGAAGTCGGCAACATGATCTGGAAGCGGGTGCGACGCGGGGAACTCGCCGCCGACGAGGCCATCGAGTTGTCCAGCGACCTCGGACGGATGCCGCTGCAGGTTGCGGACGTCCAACCGCTGCTCGCCTCCGCCCTGGAACTGGCGATCGCCACCGATCGCACCGTTTACGACTGCACCTACTTGGCGCTCGCCCTGGAGCGCCATTGCCGCTTGATCACCGCCGACGACCGGTTCTTCAATGCGTTGGCCTCGACGCCGCTGGCGAAGCACATCCGACACGTCACGCGACTTCGCTGA
- a CDS encoding DDE-type integrase/transposase/recombinase has translation MTGWFAPFIFYLARCTENELRRQVELLKAENEILRKRVPKKRIFLAKEERDLLVKLGTAIGPGASKLVTVVHQRTYQRWIREKNLGRPARKMGRPKTVESVKEIIIRIAKETSWGYARIVGELRKLTIRSVSVGTVKNILKEAGVKPGPNRGPGSGTWNEFLKAHVDSLWQVDFFNKMIWTPTGLRQAFVLSFLHVGTRRVFCSPCSFAPGGKWMVGQAHAAVEQAREAGLEMRYLIRDRDGMYVKEFDQVFKDAQCRVIRTAPQAPNQNAFIERWVRSIGDECLNHFIVFGKKHFDFLVSSYLSHYNGFRPHQGSSIGNRPLTGSWPEIDDPLAPGEEIVCFEELGGVLKRYERRAA, from the coding sequence ATGACCGGCTGGTTTGCACCGTTCATTTTCTACTTGGCACGCTGCACTGAGAACGAGCTGCGCCGGCAGGTGGAGCTGCTCAAGGCCGAGAATGAGATTCTCAGAAAGCGGGTCCCCAAGAAGCGGATCTTCCTGGCCAAGGAAGAGCGGGACTTGCTCGTGAAACTCGGCACGGCCATCGGCCCCGGCGCTTCGAAGCTCGTGACGGTCGTTCACCAGCGGACCTACCAGCGATGGATTCGCGAGAAGAACCTCGGCAGGCCCGCTCGGAAGATGGGCCGCCCCAAGACGGTAGAATCTGTGAAGGAGATCATCATCCGGATCGCCAAGGAGACTTCCTGGGGCTACGCTCGGATTGTCGGCGAGTTGCGAAAACTCACCATCCGCTCCGTCTCGGTCGGGACCGTGAAGAACATCCTCAAGGAAGCGGGAGTGAAGCCGGGGCCGAACCGCGGGCCGGGCAGCGGGACCTGGAATGAGTTTCTCAAGGCCCACGTCGACTCGCTCTGGCAGGTCGACTTCTTCAACAAGATGATCTGGACGCCGACGGGCCTGCGGCAGGCGTTTGTGCTGTCGTTCCTGCACGTCGGGACGCGGCGGGTGTTCTGTTCGCCCTGCAGCTTCGCGCCCGGCGGGAAGTGGATGGTCGGTCAGGCCCACGCCGCCGTCGAGCAGGCCCGGGAAGCGGGGTTGGAGATGCGCTACCTCATCCGCGACCGCGACGGGATGTACGTCAAGGAGTTTGACCAGGTCTTTAAGGACGCCCAGTGCCGCGTCATCCGGACGGCGCCGCAGGCGCCGAATCAGAACGCCTTCATCGAGCGGTGGGTGAGGTCGATTGGCGATGAGTGTCTCAATCACTTTATCGTATTCGGCAAGAAGCACTTCGACTTCTTGGTCTCTTCCTATTTGAGCCATTACAACGGATTCCGTCCGCACCAAGGATCCAGCATCGGCAACCGGCCTCTCACCGGCAGTTGGCCCGAGATCGACGACCCGCTCGCCCCTGGCGAAGAGATCGTCTGCTTCGAAGAACTCGGCGGAGTGCTCAAACGGTACGAGCGACGCGCGGCTTGA
- a CDS encoding PEP-CTERM sorting domain-containing protein yields MFYSSFAVNAAINARCEVAGKESIDSDQNMHRLRLLQNGSDWRYTALPIIVAVMLAPRVPAAAVISGDIVPSLPWDATTTARIGASGDGTLTVDGGSQLVSKSGTLGSSVGSTGTATITGTGATWTNNSELRVGLSGQGALQVEAGGLVSDTYGFLGYDSGSLGTATITGTGSEWTSSSALFVGYLGSGMLTVENGGHVTAGTLYASLSDLHGNGTIAATTGAILDAYLQFDAAQAVVEFGSGGTLTVTGAGGGLGAGYKGIGSLSILNGVSVVGSSGYLGFYTGSTGTATISGAGSEWTSSSELRVGLSGQGALQVEAGGQVSDTGGYLGYNAGSTGIATVTGAGAKWNSSSYLTVGRSGSGTLHVESGGQVNSYSGKVGFQSGSNGTATITGAGSSWNNDIWLYIGDAGSGELNVEAGGLVTNVAGFLGNASNSIGTAKITGVGSSWANDGDLYVGRFGSGELRVELGALVSVRGTLTIDFNGDGDSSVNLSTGGMLALWGDADDSPLQFLDLVAGTDLIRYWDADLVEWVPLTAGTLGIDYHLQYQDIGDLAGFTLLTVGTLPHPGDFNFDGDVDGADFLAWQRGSSPTPNSPEDLALWRANFGVDSATPGTAAVPEPGTIALAGLVLTTLLLQCLINRRCSTIH; encoded by the coding sequence ATGTTCTACTCCAGCTTCGCCGTCAACGCCGCGATCAATGCTCGATGTGAAGTCGCCGGCAAAGAATCTATTGACTCGGACCAAAACATGCATCGCCTTCGACTTTTACAGAATGGAAGCGACTGGCGGTATACTGCGTTGCCTATCATCGTCGCCGTGATGCTCGCCCCGCGGGTCCCGGCCGCCGCCGTTATCTCCGGCGACATCGTGCCGTCGTTACCTTGGGACGCGACTACAACCGCCAGAATCGGGGCTTCCGGCGACGGAACGCTAACCGTTGACGGAGGTAGTCAGCTCGTATCCAAGTCAGGCACACTCGGTTCTAGCGTCGGTTCGACGGGTACAGCGACAATTACTGGTACTGGTGCCACGTGGACCAACAATTCAGAGCTCCGTGTCGGTCTTTCTGGGCAAGGAGCACTCCAAGTAGAAGCGGGGGGGCTCGTCAGTGACACATATGGCTTCCTGGGATACGATTCAGGCTCGTTAGGTACGGCGACGATCACCGGCACCGGGTCCGAGTGGACGAGTAGTTCCGCCCTTTTCGTTGGCTACCTTGGAAGTGGCATGCTAACGGTCGAGAACGGAGGGCACGTCACTGCCGGCACTCTCTACGCATCGCTGAGCGATCTTCACGGCAATGGTACGATTGCAGCCACCACTGGTGCGATCCTCGACGCCTACTTGCAGTTTGACGCCGCGCAGGCAGTCGTTGAGTTTGGCTCAGGAGGCACGCTGACGGTGACGGGAGCAGGTGGCGGCTTGGGTGCGGGTTACAAAGGCATCGGAAGTTTGTCAATTCTCAACGGAGTGTCGGTCGTCGGTTCGAGCGGCTACTTGGGTTTCTACACTGGTTCGACGGGCACGGCGACGATCTCTGGAGCTGGTTCCGAGTGGACCAGCAGTTCAGAGCTCCGTGTCGGTCTTTCTGGGCAAGGAGCACTGCAGGTAGAAGCCGGAGGGCAAGTTAGCGACACCGGAGGCTACCTAGGTTACAACGCTGGTTCGACGGGCATTGCGACCGTCACAGGCGCGGGGGCGAAGTGGAACAGCAGTTCATATCTCACTGTGGGACGTTCTGGCAGTGGTACGCTCCACGTCGAGTCGGGGGGGCAAGTTAATAGCTACTCTGGCAAAGTAGGCTTCCAGTCCGGCTCGAACGGTACTGCGACTATCACGGGAGCCGGCTCTTCGTGGAACAACGATATTTGGCTCTATATTGGCGATGCCGGCAGTGGCGAGCTAAACGTGGAAGCGGGAGGGCTAGTCACAAATGTCGCTGGCTTTTTGGGCAACGCGTCGAATTCGATAGGCACGGCGAAGATCACCGGCGTCGGGTCTAGCTGGGCCAACGATGGAGATCTCTACGTTGGACGGTTCGGCAGCGGCGAGCTGCGCGTCGAATTGGGTGCATTGGTCAGCGTGCGGGGGACGCTCACGATCGATTTTAACGGCGACGGAGACAGCTCCGTCAATTTATCAACGGGAGGAATGCTCGCTCTCTGGGGGGACGCCGACGACTCGCCCTTGCAGTTCCTCGATTTGGTCGCCGGCACGGATTTGATTCGCTACTGGGACGCGGACCTCGTCGAATGGGTGCCGCTGACCGCCGGCACTCTCGGCATTGACTACCACTTACAATATCAAGACATCGGCGACCTGGCCGGTTTCACGCTGCTTACCGTCGGAACGCTGCCGCACCCTGGCGACTTCAATTTCGACGGCGATGTCGATGGTGCTGATTTTTTGGCTTGGCAACGCGGGAGTTCGCCGACACCGAACAGCCCCGAGGACCTCGCGTTGTGGCGGGCGAACTTTGGCGTCGACTCGGCGACACCTGGTACGGCGGCTGTCCCCGAGCCTGGTACGATAGCCTTGGCGGGTCTCGTGTTAACAACCCTGCTGCTGCAGTGCCTGATCAACCGCAGATGTTCGACGATCCATTAG
- a CDS encoding winged helix-turn-helix domain-containing protein — protein MAKKKAAADAAPPSPKAIAKPVATKKPVATKKPVATTSASSAATAEKAPALSIEEIGHAAGAVWQALDANGGLSVAALKKASGCSADLTMAAVGWLAREGKLVVTANGRSSQIELC, from the coding sequence ATGGCCAAGAAGAAAGCCGCCGCTGACGCGGCGCCCCCCTCGCCGAAAGCGATCGCCAAGCCCGTCGCGACCAAGAAACCCGTCGCGACCAAGAAGCCCGTTGCGACCACTTCCGCTTCGTCCGCCGCGACCGCTGAGAAGGCGCCGGCCTTGTCGATCGAGGAGATCGGGCACGCCGCGGGGGCCGTTTGGCAAGCGCTCGATGCAAACGGGGGGCTGAGCGTGGCCGCGCTCAAGAAGGCGAGCGGGTGTTCGGCGGATTTGACGATGGCGGCGGTGGGCTGGCTGGCCCGCGAGGGGAAGTTGGTCGTGACCGCCAACGGGCGAAGCTCGCAGATTGAATTATGCTGA
- the pheT gene encoding phenylalanine--tRNA ligase subunit beta, giving the protein MIVSLEWLKEYVALPMSVDDLTERLMFAGLNLESVSPIGDDTAVDLEVTSNRPDCLGHIGIARETAVLFGKGLSIPAAVPQANGKPVSQIASVTIDAPELCGQYTARVLRGVKIGPSPAWLADRLRTLGIAVINNVVDVTNYVMMECGQPLHAFDFAKLAGGKIIVRASRPGEKFLAINHQEYELPAGTCVIADGARAIALAGVMGGAETEVSESTVDVLIESGDFECMSVRGTARALNLHSPSSYRFERGVDPAGVDWASRRACELILELAGGELCEGVIDVGAKRPERPVVKLRFEQIPRVLGIDVPAEEVQRILVALGCEETHACGHCVKVVPPSWRADLTREIDLIEEVARIHGYDKIPEDAGVKMAASTRTRVDRVLDKVRGVMVAAGFNEAYTLSAVDAAWSGAFRPWSTAEPLAASTPVLRRADRLRQTLVPSLLAARRHNEKLSNPVIELFEIAKAYLPQPGALPRELRMLSVTTGGDFLAAKGIVEAVVHAVAPNMEFAIEPAALPLLDPVRQCLVVSDSEPLGVIGEVSAAGRQQFELRNPATVFELNLEALIAAAQLRATTTPLSPYPPVGRDLNIVVDEAVRWSAVEAITRAVGGEFVETIAYQETYRDEKRLGPGKKSLLFRVQLRSSSGTLTNEEADGVRDWIVAALGRQVGGALRA; this is encoded by the coding sequence ATGATCGTTTCGCTCGAGTGGCTCAAAGAGTACGTCGCGCTCCCGATGTCGGTCGACGATTTGACCGAACGGCTGATGTTCGCGGGGCTCAATCTCGAGTCGGTGTCGCCGATCGGCGACGACACGGCGGTCGACCTCGAAGTCACCAGCAACCGCCCCGATTGTCTAGGGCATATTGGGATCGCCCGCGAGACCGCGGTGTTGTTTGGCAAAGGTCTAAGCATACCCGCGGCTGTTCCGCAAGCGAACGGCAAGCCCGTTTCGCAGATCGCGTCGGTCACGATTGATGCGCCGGAGTTGTGCGGCCAGTACACGGCCCGCGTGCTTCGCGGGGTGAAGATCGGCCCCAGTCCTGCATGGCTCGCCGACCGCTTGCGCACCCTCGGCATAGCGGTCATCAACAATGTCGTCGACGTCACGAATTACGTGATGATGGAATGCGGCCAGCCGCTCCACGCGTTCGACTTCGCTAAGCTTGCCGGCGGCAAGATCATCGTCCGCGCCTCGCGGCCGGGCGAAAAGTTCCTGGCGATCAACCATCAGGAATACGAACTCCCCGCCGGAACGTGCGTCATCGCCGACGGCGCACGGGCGATCGCCCTTGCCGGCGTGATGGGGGGAGCCGAGACCGAGGTTTCCGAATCGACGGTCGACGTGTTGATCGAGTCGGGCGACTTCGAGTGCATGAGCGTCCGCGGCACGGCTCGGGCGCTCAATCTCCACAGTCCGTCGTCCTATCGGTTCGAGCGCGGCGTCGACCCGGCTGGCGTCGACTGGGCCAGTCGCCGGGCATGCGAACTCATCCTGGAACTTGCCGGCGGCGAACTGTGCGAAGGCGTGATCGACGTCGGCGCCAAGCGGCCCGAGCGGCCCGTCGTCAAACTGCGATTCGAGCAAATTCCTCGCGTCCTTGGCATCGACGTGCCTGCCGAGGAAGTGCAGAGGATTCTCGTTGCGCTCGGGTGCGAGGAAACCCATGCGTGCGGCCATTGCGTCAAGGTCGTCCCGCCGAGTTGGCGCGCCGACCTGACGCGCGAGATCGATCTCATCGAAGAAGTCGCGCGGATTCACGGCTACGACAAGATCCCGGAGGACGCCGGGGTGAAAATGGCCGCGTCGACCCGCACTCGCGTCGACCGCGTGCTCGACAAAGTGCGCGGGGTGATGGTCGCAGCGGGATTCAACGAGGCGTATACGCTGAGCGCGGTCGACGCCGCTTGGTCCGGCGCGTTTCGCCCCTGGTCGACGGCCGAACCGCTGGCGGCGTCGACGCCCGTGCTGCGGCGGGCGGATCGGCTCCGGCAAACGCTTGTGCCAAGCCTGCTGGCCGCTCGTCGACACAACGAGAAACTGTCGAACCCGGTCATCGAACTGTTCGAGATCGCCAAGGCGTACCTGCCCCAGCCCGGCGCCCTGCCCCGCGAACTCCGAATGCTCAGCGTGACGACCGGGGGAGACTTTCTCGCCGCCAAGGGGATCGTCGAGGCCGTCGTTCACGCGGTCGCCCCGAATATGGAGTTCGCCATTGAACCGGCCGCGCTGCCGCTGCTCGATCCGGTCCGGCAATGCCTCGTCGTCAGCGACAGCGAGCCGCTGGGCGTCATCGGCGAGGTCAGCGCCGCGGGACGTCAGCAGTTCGAGCTCCGCAATCCCGCGACCGTGTTCGAGCTGAATCTGGAAGCGTTAATCGCGGCGGCTCAGCTTCGCGCGACGACGACGCCGCTCTCCCCGTATCCCCCCGTGGGGCGGGACCTGAATATCGTCGTCGATGAAGCGGTTCGCTGGTCGGCAGTGGAAGCGATCACCCGCGCAGTCGGCGGCGAGTTCGTCGAGACGATCGCCTACCAGGAAACCTACCGCGACGAAAAACGTCTCGGACCCGGCAAGAAAAGCCTGCTGTTCCGCGTGCAGCTTCGCTCCTCCAGCGGCACGCTCACCAACGAGGAAGCCGACGGGGTGCGCGACTGGATCGTCGCGGCGCTGGGCCGGCAGGTCGGCGGGGCCCTGCGGGCGTAG
- the pheS gene encoding phenylalanine--tRNA ligase subunit alpha yields the protein MALAEFLADLDSLGAAAAGAFASAGDAAALEAARVEFLGAKSGRLKDVQAGLGKVDKADKPAAGKRFNEVKQAIEAAFAAAQERQQSGGASAAREAFDVTLPGRAVRLGRLHPVTQTIAEMKDIMGRLGFTAVEGPEIEDDWHNFEALNIPRSHPARDPLDNFYLVSGESPGAKRGGAIPLLLRSQTSTVQIRVMESTPPPVRIISLGRVYRPDTADATHYPMFHQIEGLLVDRGVTMADLKSVLRLFCQSYFGSGASGGQDVHVRFRPSFFPFTEPSVEVDMSWTNAAGEQGWLEMGGAGMVDPNVLRAVGYDPEEVTGFAFGLGVERICMRQHGITDIRALYENDVRFLEQF from the coding sequence GTGGCCCTGGCCGAATTTCTTGCCGATCTCGATTCGCTCGGCGCCGCCGCAGCGGGCGCCTTCGCTAGCGCCGGTGACGCCGCTGCGCTCGAAGCGGCGCGCGTGGAGTTCCTGGGGGCCAAGTCGGGCCGACTCAAGGACGTCCAGGCTGGACTGGGCAAGGTCGACAAGGCCGACAAGCCCGCGGCTGGCAAACGCTTCAACGAAGTCAAGCAGGCAATCGAGGCGGCGTTCGCCGCGGCTCAAGAGCGACAACAGTCGGGCGGCGCTTCGGCCGCCCGCGAGGCCTTCGACGTCACCCTTCCCGGCCGGGCGGTGCGATTGGGGCGTTTGCACCCCGTCACGCAGACGATCGCCGAGATGAAGGACATCATGGGCCGGCTCGGCTTCACGGCGGTCGAGGGGCCCGAGATCGAAGACGACTGGCACAACTTCGAGGCGCTCAACATCCCGCGCTCGCACCCGGCGCGCGACCCGCTCGACAATTTCTACTTAGTCTCCGGCGAATCGCCGGGGGCAAAGCGGGGGGGCGCAATACCGCTGCTGTTGCGTTCCCAGACCTCGACCGTGCAAATCCGCGTGATGGAGAGCACGCCTCCGCCCGTGCGGATTATCTCGCTGGGGCGCGTCTATCGACCCGATACGGCCGACGCGACGCATTACCCCATGTTTCACCAGATCGAGGGGTTGTTGGTCGATCGCGGCGTCACGATGGCCGATTTGAAAAGCGTGCTGCGGCTTTTTTGCCAAAGCTACTTCGGCAGCGGCGCGTCGGGGGGACAGGACGTGCATGTGCGGTTCCGGCCGTCGTTCTTCCCGTTCACCGAGCCGAGCGTCGAGGTCGACATGAGCTGGACCAACGCCGCCGGCGAGCAGGGTTGGCTCGAAATGGGGGGCGCCGGCATGGTCGACCCCAACGTGTTGCGGGCCGTCGGCTACGACCCCGAGGAGGTCACCGGCTTCGCTTTCGGCCTGGGGGTCGAACGGATCTGCATGCGCCAACACGGCATCACCGACATCCGCGCCCTCTACGAAAACGACGTGCGGTTCTTGGAGCAGTTTTGA